The proteins below are encoded in one region of Rhododendron vialii isolate Sample 1 chromosome 7a, ASM3025357v1:
- the LOC131334410 gene encoding COP1-interactive protein 1-like: MPKHRLRESIKTFFGSHIDPEKDEELKGTKTEIEDKVQKMLDLIKEEDEGEKDGNRLGNAKKEPLVELIEDFRKHYHLLYARYDHLTGELRKKVHQKQENGNSSSSTSDSESEYSSKERGSKNGNIENEFQKVTDGMKQELETAHLEVADLKSKLTDITEEKEGLEVEYQTALNKIQAAEKIISDLKIEAETFNGEKSKFQLEIRDLNIRLHSANTSAAEMNQKLEDIARERTDLMMEKETALQTIKEGEKISEELKVMTNELKDENKTLQVELSTVKEQLESSEREVANLIQTQKATEEKNNSLSAKILELSNEISEAQSKMQDLVAESSQLREKLDEREREFVSHTEMHEAHKNETSVRMRGLELELDSLHTRKRETEKQKDDELSILLKKLEDKERDLSSQIEDLMTKINDLNQEVESLQKQKSGMEEQLVHERNEASGQVKDLMEKVNEKQQELESINTQKIRLESQLEKKIQDTSEYLSRIEILEEESRNKSADQQRMLEEKEGLIAQVKGREQEVESLQNQKSELEDRIIELEKTLAEHVNEISDLRKSSKDKENEASAQIANLTAQVSNLQKEVDSLNAQKAGSELELEKKALEIVQYLDEIENLKEDLARKSMEGQKMLEEREDLKVQVKNLEMEVDSLLNQKSNLEEQRENQTQEIELLRKENEGLQERIGELEKTLTERREELINLQKEHENVGNESTTQIMALTLQFNDKEDAFNKLSEEHKKLELLFQECKENLEVAERKVEETTEEIRLKDGKIDELEETVEDLRRDLEMKGDEVSTLVENVRNLEVKLRLSNQKLRVTEQVLTEKEESQGSREEKFQQGLRLLEERIGSLSASVAIYKEAQAKIIRDVSEKVKNTTNGVDTLTLKFEEDYGHFETRIYEILHEIQVVKNWVKERNCEKEELKKIVGSLVQQLEDKKEEESVLRERVRELEAKLGKVEEEKQNLMKALKLLEEKTEALEKMMSEKDEGISGIGEEKREAIRQLCIWIDYHRSRCDYLKEILLKRSGRRPVAT; this comes from the exons ATGCCGAAGCATCGCTTGAGGGAATCGATTAAGACCTTCTTTGGAAGTCACATTGATCCTGAAAAAGATGAAGAGCTAAAGGGAACTAAAACAG AAATAGAAGACAAAGTTCAGAAGATGTTGGACCTTatcaaagaagaagatgagggcGAAAAAGATGGGAATAGATTAGGAAATGCGAAGAAAGAGCCACTTGTTGAACTAATTGAGGATTTCCGTAAGCATTACCATCTGCTCTATGCTCGTTATGATCATTTGACAGGAGAGCTAAGGAAGAAAGTTCAtcagaaacaagaaaatggtAACTCTTCTTCCTCTACCTCGGACTCGGAATCAGAATATTCATCGAAGGAAAGGGGCAGTAAAAATGGGAATATTGAAAATGAGTTTCAGAAGGTAACAGATGGCATGAAGCAAGAACTTGAAACTGCACATCTGGAAGTGGCTGATCTGAAAAGCAAGCTGACAGATATCACAGAAGAAAAGGAAGGTTTAGAAGTTGAATACCAAACGGCTTTGAACAAAATCCAAGCAGCAGAGAAGATCATTAGTGATTTAAAGATTGAGGCTGAAACTTTTAATGGTGAAAAATCGAAGTTTCAACTTGAGATTAGGGACCTGAATATAAGACTTCACAGTGCTAATACTTCAGCAGCTGAAATGAATCAAAAACTGGAAGACATAGCAAGAGAGAGAACTGATCTAATGATGGAAAAAGAGACGGCATTGCAAACAATtaaagagggagagaaaataAGTGAAGAATTGAAAGTCATGACTAACGAGTTGAAGGATGAGAACAAAACACTGCAGGTAGAACTCTCTACAGTGAAGGAGCAACTTGAGTCCTCAGAACGGGAAGTAGCGAATCTAATCCAAACGCAGAAAGCTACCGAAGAAAAGAATAACTCTCTATCCGCAAAAATTTTAGAGCTTTCAAATGAGATTAGCGAGGCACAGAGCAAAATGCAAGATCTTGTGGCTGAATCTAGCCAGTTGAGGGAGAAattggatgagagagaaagggaattTGTGAGTCACACGGAGATGCACGAAGCCCACAAGAATGAAACATCAGTTCGAATGAGGGGATTGGAACTGGAGCTGGATTCTCTGCACACCCGCAAAAGAGAAACTGAAAAACAGAAAGATGATGAGCTTTCCATTCTGCTGAAGAAACTTGAGGATAAGGAGAGAGACTTGTCTTCTCAAATTGAGGATCTGATGACAAAGATTAATGATCTGAATCAGGAGGTGGAATCGTTACAGAAACAGAAAAGTGGAATGGAAGAGCAACTGGTACATGAAAGGAATGAAGCATCAGGTCAAGTGAAGGACCTAATGGAAAAGGTCAATGAAAAGCAACAGGAGCTGGAGTCAATTAATACCCAGAAAATCAGACTTGAATCTCAACTGGAGAAAAAGATTCAAGACACTTCAGAATACCTTTCTAGAATAGAAATTCTGGAAGAGGAGTCAAGAAACAAGAGTGCAGATCAACAGAGGATGCTTGAAGAGAAAGAGGGTCTTATAGCACAGGTGAAGGGCCGAGAACAGGAGGTGGAATCTTTACAAAACCAGAAAAGTGAACTGGAAGATCGAATTATCGAATTGGAGAAAACATTGGCAGAGCATGTGAATGAAATCTCTGACCTAAGGAAAAGTTCCAAAGATAAAGAGAATGAAGCATCTGCTCAGATTGCGAATTTAACAGCACAAGTCAGTAATCTGCAAAAGGAGGTGGATTCCTTGAATGCTCAGAAAGCTGGATCAGAATTGGAACTTGAGAAAAAGGCTCTAGAAATAGTGCAGTATCTTGATGAGATAGAAAATCTGAAAGAGGATTTAGCACGCAAGAGCATGGAGGGACAGAAAAtgctagaagagagagaggatctaAAAGTGCAGGTGAAGAATCTAGAAATGGAGGTGGATTCTCTACTCAACCAGAAAAGCAACCTAGAAGAGCAGAGAGAAAATCAAACCCAAGAGATTGAGTTATTGAGAAAAGAAAACGAGGGTTTACAGGAGAGAATTGGCGAATTGGAGAAGACATTAACAGAGAGAAGGGAGGAGTTAATAAATCTCCAGAAGGAACATGAGAACGTGGGGAATGAATCGACCACTCAAATTATGGCCTTAACATTGCAGTTTAATGACAAGGAGGATGCTTTTAACAAATTGAGTGAAGAACACAAAAAACTCGAACTTCTGTTTCAAGAGTGCAAGGAAAATCTTGAAGTTGCTGAAAGGAAAGTTGAAGAAACCACAGAAGAGATACGTTTGAAAGATGGGAAGATTGATGAATTGGAAGAAACAGTTGAAGACCTGAGAAGGGATCTCGAAATGAAAGGAGATGAAGTAAGTACATTGGTAGAAAATGTCCGCAACCTCGAAGTTAAGCTCCGTTTGTCGAACCAAAAACTTAGGGTAACGGAACAAGTACTGACAGAGAAAGAAGAGAGCCAGGGGAGTAGAGAAGAGAAGTTTCAACAAGGACTAAGGTTGCTTGAAGAAAGGATTGGTTCCTTGTCTGCATCAGTTGCTATTTACAAGGAAGCTCAAGCCAAGATTATTAGAGACGTTTCTGAAAAAGTCAAGAACACAACGAATGGAGTGGACACTCTTACCCTCAAGTTTGAAGAAGACTACGGGCACTTTGAAACCCGTATTTATGAAATCTTGCATGAGATTCAGGTGGTGAAAAATTGGGTGAAGGAGAGGAATTGCGAGAAGGAAGAACTAAAGAAGATCGTGGGAAGCTTAGTCCAGCAACTGGAAGATAAGAAAGAAGAGGAATcagtgttgagagagagagtcagagagtTGGAGGCGAAGTTGGGGAAGGTTGAAGAGGAAAAGCAGAATCTGATGAAAGCTCTGAAGCTGCTTGAAGAGAAGACGGAAGCATTGGAGAAGATGATGAGTGAGAAGGACGAAGGTATTTCGGGCATAGGCGAGGAGAAGAGGGAGGCCATAAGGCAGCTGTGTATATGGATTGATTATCATCGGAGTCGTTGCGATTACCTCAAGGAAATCCTGTTGAAGAGGTCTGGTAGAAGGCCAGTAGCAACTTGA
- the LOC131333183 gene encoding protein CROWDED NUCLEI 4-like isoform X1, with translation MRTSVSTQPPASNENGTVSQLIWRLKSSFRPRDFERVIQTLTTRDEAARRDACYWKTQHDSMEKKHGEEALAKLVAFDERDKLRRERDLLKDQVARAENEQHASIERLEREQNGRIARLKEDQKAGREREKNWEEKYARLRRDSNEVKLGKAELQRRVSSLESEKEKAERELEECKSRLAELQRRVSSLESEKEKAERELEECKSRFEELNRRTARLEEDTAVLMSAGPAVAEVAAEMTGVAAAELALDGREGRSGNQNLTELLVKEELNCGEIANSLRGGGGSAVGSVKVGRSSHREDGSMVIIEIADSDDEMPTRKRVLSKDDDEDVRPTKKPLPKFLEELTDMPDGSDSSDSGDSSSSGSDIDSKREIARLCRKVSGINYGQLKLK, from the exons ATGCGCACGTCGGTCTCCACACAGCCGCCGGCGTCAAACGAGAACGGCACCGTCTCGCAACTCATTTGGCGGCTAAAATCATCGTTCCGCCCCCGAGACTTCGAAAGGGTCATACAGACCCTCACCACTCGCGACGAAGCCGCCAGAAGAGACGCCTGCTACTGGAAGACCCAGCACGACTCCATGGAGAAGAAACACGGCGAGGAGGCGCTTGCAAAGCTGGTCGCGTTCGACGAGCGAGACAAGCTCAGGCGAGAGCGCGACCTTCTCAAAGACCAGGTCGCACGCGCGGAGAACGAGCAACACGCGTCAATCGAACGGCTCGAGAGGGAACAGAATGGTAGGATTGCTAGGCTTAAGGAGGATCAGAAGGCGGGAAGGGAGCGGGAGAAGAATTGGGAGGAGAAATACGCGAGGCTGCGGCGGGATTCTAATGAGGTGAAGTTGGGGAAGGCGGAGTTGCAACGTAGGGTTTCGTCGTTGGAGTCGGAGAAGGAGAAGGCGGAGCGGGAGTTGGAGGAGTGTAAGAGCCGATTAGCGGAGTTGCAACGTAGGGTTTCGTCGTTGGAGTCCGAGAAGGAGAAGGCGGAGCGGGAGTTGGAGGAGTGTAAGAGCCGATTCGAGGAGTTGAACCGGAGGACAGCGCGGTTGGAGGAGGACACGGCCGTGTTGATGAGCGCGGGCCCAGCCGTGGCTGAGGTGGCGGCCGAGATGACTGGCGTTGCTGCTGCTGAGTTGGCGTTGGATGGTCGGGAAGGGCGAAGTGGGAATCAAAATTTAACCGAGTTACTGGTGAAAGAGGAATTAAACTGTGGTGAAATAGCCAATTCGTTGCGAGGTGGAGGCGGCTCTGCTGTTGGTTCCGTGAAGGTTGGAAGAAGTAGTCATCGGGAGGATG GATCTATGGTTATCATCGAGATTGCTGATAGTGATGATGAGATGCCCactagaaaaagagttttaTCCAAGGATGATGATGAGGACGTGAGACCAACTAAGAAGCCTCTCCCAAAGTTCCTTGAAGAGTTGACGGACATGCCCGATGGTTCAGATTCTTCTGACAGTGGAGACAGCTCCAGTTCTGGTTCTGATATCGACAGCAAGAGGGAGATTGCAAGGCTCTGTAGAAAGGTGTCTGGAATAAACTATGGGCAGTTAAAGCTGAAATGA
- the LOC131333183 gene encoding uncharacterized protein LOC131333183 isoform X2, producing the protein MRTSVSTQPPASNENGTVSQLIWRLKSSFRPRDFERVIQTLTTRDEAARRDACYWKTQHDSMEKKHGEEALAKLVAFDERDKLRRERDLLKDQVARAENEQHASIERLEREQNGRIARLKEDQKAGREREKNWEEKYARLRRDSNEVKLGKAELQRRVSSLESEKEKAERELEECKSRLAELQRRVSSLESEKEKAERELEECKSRFEELNRRTARLEEDTAVLMSAGPAVAELALDGREGRSGNQNLTELLVKEELNCGEIANSLRGGGGSAVGSVKVGRSSHREDGSMVIIEIADSDDEMPTRKRVLSKDDDEDVRPTKKPLPKFLEELTDMPDGSDSSDSGDSSSSGSDIDSKREIARLCRKVSGINYGQLKLK; encoded by the exons ATGCGCACGTCGGTCTCCACACAGCCGCCGGCGTCAAACGAGAACGGCACCGTCTCGCAACTCATTTGGCGGCTAAAATCATCGTTCCGCCCCCGAGACTTCGAAAGGGTCATACAGACCCTCACCACTCGCGACGAAGCCGCCAGAAGAGACGCCTGCTACTGGAAGACCCAGCACGACTCCATGGAGAAGAAACACGGCGAGGAGGCGCTTGCAAAGCTGGTCGCGTTCGACGAGCGAGACAAGCTCAGGCGAGAGCGCGACCTTCTCAAAGACCAGGTCGCACGCGCGGAGAACGAGCAACACGCGTCAATCGAACGGCTCGAGAGGGAACAGAATGGTAGGATTGCTAGGCTTAAGGAGGATCAGAAGGCGGGAAGGGAGCGGGAGAAGAATTGGGAGGAGAAATACGCGAGGCTGCGGCGGGATTCTAATGAGGTGAAGTTGGGGAAGGCGGAGTTGCAACGTAGGGTTTCGTCGTTGGAGTCGGAGAAGGAGAAGGCGGAGCGGGAGTTGGAGGAGTGTAAGAGCCGATTAGCGGAGTTGCAACGTAGGGTTTCGTCGTTGGAGTCCGAGAAGGAGAAGGCGGAGCGGGAGTTGGAGGAGTGTAAGAGCCGATTCGAGGAGTTGAACCGGAGGACAGCGCGGTTGGAGGAGGACACGGCCGTGTTGATGAGCGCGGGCCCAGCCGTGGCTGAG TTGGCGTTGGATGGTCGGGAAGGGCGAAGTGGGAATCAAAATTTAACCGAGTTACTGGTGAAAGAGGAATTAAACTGTGGTGAAATAGCCAATTCGTTGCGAGGTGGAGGCGGCTCTGCTGTTGGTTCCGTGAAGGTTGGAAGAAGTAGTCATCGGGAGGATG GATCTATGGTTATCATCGAGATTGCTGATAGTGATGATGAGATGCCCactagaaaaagagttttaTCCAAGGATGATGATGAGGACGTGAGACCAACTAAGAAGCCTCTCCCAAAGTTCCTTGAAGAGTTGACGGACATGCCCGATGGTTCAGATTCTTCTGACAGTGGAGACAGCTCCAGTTCTGGTTCTGATATCGACAGCAAGAGGGAGATTGCAAGGCTCTGTAGAAAGGTGTCTGGAATAAACTATGGGCAGTTAAAGCTGAAATGA
- the LOC131333184 gene encoding uncharacterized protein LOC131333184, translating to MSTSASTHPQPQASTETPENATLSQIIRPLEPKSKSQSTAFNRVMQALTARDEAIRRETSYWKTQYEVMEKKHGEAALEKLIALDELAKCMRLLGKNQVPNAGIGQRVLIERAEEDFDKAEKENAKLSCKSENSKVSALESEKEKAERSCKVSASESEKEKAEEGDKRRFEELNGRVSSPRHPKPVYGPPSGPSFPDVFDRQHQLGKQLEAFQMEQREFRDETRIRFDRIDESLQNLTNYFSAYPPPTKTNKGSPVIIGIYDSDDEMPSRKRGSCNDDDDGLKPTKKCHANSFQEVMNIPDDSDSDQFDALRGISVGK from the exons atGAGTACATCGGCCTCGACACACCCCCAGCCCCAGGCGTCAACGGAAACCCCCGAGAACGCCACCCTTTCGCAGATCATTCGGCCCCTCGAACCGAAATCGAAATCGCAATCAACAGCCTTCAACAGGGTCATGCAGGCCCTCACCGCGCGCGACGAGGCCATCAGGAGAGAGACCTCGTACTGGAAGACCCAGTACGAGGTAATGGAGAAGAAACACGGCGAGGCGGCCCTCGAAAAGCTGATCGCGCTCGACGAGCTAGCCAAGTGCATGCGCCTGCTTGGAAAAAACCAAGTCCCAAACGCCGGGATCGGCCAGCGCGTGTTAATAGAACGGGCGGAGGAGGATTTCGACAAGGCGGAGAAGGAGAATGCGAAGCTGAGCTGTAAGTCCGAGAACTCTAAGGTCTCGGCGTTGGAGTCCGAGAAGGAGAAGGCGGAGCGGAGCTGCAAGGTATCCGCGTCGGAGTCCGAGAAGGAGAAGGCGGAGGAGGGTGATAAGAGGCGGTTCGAGGAGTTGAACGGGAGGGTATCAAGCCCTAGACATCCGAAACCGGTTTACGGGCCGCCGTCTGGTCCAAGCTTTCCGGATGTCTTCGACCGTCAGCATCAGTTGGGAAAACAGCTTGAGGCATTTCAAATGGAGCAACGTGAATTTCGGGATGAGACTAGAATTCGGTTTGACCGCATCGATGAAAGCTTGCAAAACCTCACGAACTACTTCTCTGCCTATCCGCCTCCAACAAAAACGAACAAGG GATCTCCGGTTATCATCGGGATATATGACAGTGATGACGAGATGCCCTCCAGAAAAAGAGGTTCATGCAATGATGACGATGACGGTTTGAAACCAACTAAGAAATGTCACGCAAATTCATTTCAAGAGGTGATGAACATCCCTGATGATTCAGATTCTGACCAATTTGATGCACTCAG AGGAATTAGCGTGGGAAAGTAA